Proteins from one Ramlibacter sp. PS4R-6 genomic window:
- a CDS encoding indolepyruvate ferredoxin oxidoreductase subunit alpha encodes MEVSFAREIESLRLHAGQAFHGEGILAITKALLQSGVAYVGGYQGAPVSHLLDVMVQARPYLDELGVHVEACANEASAAAMLGASIHYPLRGAVTWKSIVGTNVASDALSNLSSPGVKGGALIVVGEDYGEGASVIQERTHAYALKSTMCLIDPRPDLEVMVRMVEEGFRLSEASNMPCILELRIRACHVRGSFVAKDNVAPAISKRALMENPAAFDYMRLAHPPVTFRHEKLKGDERIPAARKYIVDNALNELMPGRRADVGIIVQGGLYNALVRSLQQLGLADAFGASEIPLLVLNVTYPLVPEQVADFCIGKDKVLVVEEGQPEYIEQEIATLLRRRDIQTRLHGKDVLPAGGEYTVETISRGLAQFAGADGGWLAALDARRKEAAALLPQPLPNRPPGFCIGCPERPVFSALKLAQQAIGPVHIAADIGCHAFGTFEPFSMGHSILGYGMSLASRAGVSPVMQRRTLAVMGDGGFWHNGLLTGVQSALFNGDDAVLLIFKNGYSSATGTQELISTPHEHARAASADKGESLVHTNRTIEATLQGLGVQWLRTVHTYDVAHVKKTLEDAFTSDFNGLKVIVAEGECQLERQRRIKPWIASLLKKGERVVRVKYGVDEDVCNGDHACIRLSGCPTLTLKDNPDPLKVDPVATVIDGCVGCGLCGENAHAATLCPSFYRAEVVQNPRWHERLFQSIRGAVVRALQPA; translated from the coding sequence ATGGAAGTTTCATTCGCGCGCGAGATCGAATCGCTGCGCCTGCACGCGGGCCAGGCTTTCCACGGCGAGGGCATCCTCGCCATCACCAAGGCCTTGCTGCAATCGGGCGTGGCCTACGTCGGCGGCTACCAGGGCGCGCCGGTGTCGCACCTGCTCGACGTGATGGTGCAGGCCCGCCCCTACCTGGACGAACTGGGCGTGCACGTCGAGGCGTGCGCCAACGAGGCATCGGCTGCCGCCATGCTGGGGGCTTCCATCCACTACCCGCTGCGCGGCGCCGTGACGTGGAAGTCCATCGTCGGCACCAACGTGGCGTCGGACGCGCTGTCCAACCTGTCGTCGCCCGGCGTGAAGGGCGGCGCGCTCATCGTCGTGGGCGAAGACTACGGCGAAGGCGCGTCGGTCATCCAGGAGCGCACGCACGCCTACGCGCTGAAGTCGACGATGTGCCTGATCGATCCGCGGCCCGACCTGGAGGTGATGGTGCGCATGGTCGAGGAGGGTTTCCGCCTGTCGGAGGCCTCGAACATGCCGTGCATCCTGGAGCTGCGCATCCGCGCCTGCCACGTGCGCGGCAGCTTCGTCGCCAAGGACAACGTCGCGCCGGCCATTTCCAAGCGCGCGCTGATGGAGAACCCGGCCGCCTTCGACTACATGCGCCTCGCCCACCCGCCCGTCACGTTCCGCCACGAGAAGCTCAAGGGCGACGAGCGCATCCCCGCCGCGCGCAAGTACATCGTGGACAACGCGCTCAACGAGCTCATGCCCGGCCGGCGCGCGGACGTCGGCATCATCGTGCAAGGCGGCCTGTACAACGCGCTGGTGCGCTCGCTGCAGCAGCTGGGCCTGGCCGATGCGTTCGGCGCCAGCGAGATCCCGCTGCTGGTGCTGAACGTCACTTACCCGCTGGTGCCCGAACAGGTGGCCGACTTCTGCATCGGCAAGGACAAGGTGCTGGTGGTCGAGGAAGGCCAGCCCGAGTACATCGAGCAGGAGATCGCCACGCTGCTGCGCCGCCGCGACATCCAGACGCGCCTGCACGGCAAGGACGTGCTGCCCGCGGGCGGCGAATACACGGTGGAAACGATCTCGCGCGGGCTCGCGCAGTTCGCGGGTGCGGACGGCGGCTGGCTGGCCGCGCTGGATGCGCGCCGCAAGGAAGCCGCCGCGCTCCTGCCGCAACCCTTGCCCAACCGCCCGCCCGGCTTCTGCATCGGTTGCCCCGAGCGGCCAGTGTTCTCCGCGCTCAAGCTCGCGCAGCAGGCCATCGGGCCGGTGCACATCGCCGCCGACATCGGCTGCCACGCCTTCGGCACCTTCGAGCCCTTCTCGATGGGGCATTCGATCCTGGGCTACGGCATGTCGCTCGCCTCGCGCGCCGGCGTGTCGCCGGTGATGCAGCGGCGCACGCTGGCGGTGATGGGCGACGGCGGCTTCTGGCACAACGGCCTGCTCACCGGCGTGCAAAGCGCGCTCTTCAACGGCGACGACGCGGTGCTCCTGATCTTCAAGAACGGCTACTCGTCGGCCACGGGCACGCAGGAGCTGATCTCCACGCCGCACGAGCACGCGCGAGCGGCGTCGGCCGACAAGGGCGAGAGCCTGGTGCACACCAACCGCACCATCGAGGCCACGCTGCAGGGCCTGGGCGTGCAGTGGCTGCGCACGGTGCACACCTACGACGTCGCGCACGTGAAGAAGACGCTCGAGGACGCCTTCACCAGCGATTTCAACGGCCTGAAGGTCATCGTCGCCGAGGGCGAGTGCCAGCTGGAGCGCCAGCGCCGCATCAAGCCCTGGATCGCCTCGCTCTTGAAGAAGGGTGAGCGCGTGGTGCGCGTGAAGTACGGCGTGGACGAAGACGTGTGCAACGGCGACCACGCGTGCATCCGCCTGTCGGGCTGCCCGACGCTCACGCTCAAGGACAACCCCGACCCGCTGAAGGTGGACCCCGTCGCCACCGTCATCGACGGCTGCGTGGGCTGCGGCCTGTGCGGCGAGAACGCGCACGCGGCCACGCTGTGCCCCAGCTTCTACCGCGCCGAGGTCGTGCAGAACCCGAGGTGGCACGAACGGCTGTTCCAGTCGATCCGCGGCGCCGTCGTGCGCGCCCTGCAGCCCGCATGA